From a region of the Vanrija pseudolonga chromosome 2, complete sequence genome:
- the XPT1_0 gene encoding Xanthine phosphoribosyltransferase 1, with protein MAPPMVRLSYNDIHKAIQASAPKIIKDFAPDLFIAIGGGGFIPARILRTFCKTTEDGKKRNIPIQAVGLTLYESLGGIEEQIGNEVVRVQWIDFSTVSDFCQTALTPQLGSKLKHGGLLGRRILVVDEVDDTRTTLVYTIRELQKDINKQLELVTDVAERERLREATKLAIFVVHNKLKPKAGEVPEGVQYFSAVDTPDVWLAYPWECEDDIDEHDALRVNNPKVENL; from the exons ATGGCTCCTCCTAT GGTCCGCCTGTCGTACAACGACATCCACAAGGCTATCCAGGCGTCCGCGCCCAAGATCATCAAGGATTTTG CCCCCGACCTCTTCAtcgccatcggcggcggaggcttCATCCCCGCGCGTATCCTCCGCACGTTCTGCAAGAcgaccgaggacggcaagaagcgcaacATTCCCATCCAGGCTGTCGGCTTGACGCTGTACGAGTCGCTCggtggt ATCGAGGAGCAGATCGGCAACGAGGTCGTCCGTGTCCAGTGGATCGACTTTAGCACCGTAAGTGACTTCTGCCAGACCGCGCTAACTCCCCAGCTCGGCTCCAAGCTCAAGCACGGCGGTCTTCTTGGCCGTCgtatcctcgtcgtcgacgaggtggacgacaCGCGCACCACCCTCGT CTACACCATCCGCGAGCTCCAGAAGGACATCaacaagcagctcgagctcgtcaccgacgtcgccgagcgcgagcgtctcCGCGAGGCGACCAAGCTTGCCATCTTTGTTGTCCACAACAA gctcaagcccaaggccggcgaggtccCCGAGGGCGTGCAGTACTTCTCCGCCGTGGACACGCCCGACGTTTGGCTCGCGTACCCCTGGGAGTGTGAggacgacattgacgagcacgacgcgctgcgcgtcaACAACCCCAAGGTCGAGAACCTCTAA
- the lovD_1 gene encoding Acyltransferase LovD, giving the protein MTRTPSLTPASKRAIDALLEAAVTSREVNAPTAVVATADEILYFSARGERVYGKPELGTIDDQTVLQLFSCTKLITSVAVLQLVDAGKLTLDDPAVVDKYLPDLTSQPILQKWTKDDPPQPVLVPRRNPITVRQLLSHTGGVGYPFLSPELQRYLDANGIPYFMKTDGGTRAFKVPLIAEPGTRWAYGLSLDWAGILVERVTGLKLDAYFKQHIFDPLGLKLDFYATPEQRKRWQAPTVRPKSLKGKLVVWRGLRDLPSRDQPIAQLAGGAGIVGTAKDYVGFLQGVLRSRDGRGIISPAGYAELFKSSLPASTTPEGEQMRNDLRVMCTFLSFVDDAMLEDNGLDHSVGLVINTSDSAWGRKAGSGTWGGAAKTDYWIDPTSGIIAYCGVQINTDTPDLPFHELHQKFERAVYDGLQIKSTL; this is encoded by the exons ATGACACGCACACCGAGCCTCACGCCCGCGTCCAAGCGCGCgatcgacgcgctgctcgaggccgccgtcaCGAGCCGCGAGGTCAACGCGCCGAcggctgtcgtcgcgaccGCTGACGAGATCCTGTACTTTAGCGCGAGGGGGGAGCGGGTGTATGGCAAGCCTGAGCTCGGGACAATCGACGACCAGACTG TGCTCCAGCTCTTCTCGTGCACAAAGCTCATCAcgtccgtcgccgtcctgcagctcgtcgacgcagGCAAGCTCACCCTCGACGACCCGGCAGTGGTGGACAAGTACCTCCCCGACCTGACCTCGCAGCCCATCCTGCAAAAGTGGACCAAGGACGACCCGCCTCAGCCGGTCCTCGTGCCGCGGCGCAACCCCATCACGGTGCGGCAGCTCCTCTCGCACACAGGAGGGGTGGGGTACCCTTTCCTGTCACCCGAGCTCCAGCGCTACCTCGATGCCAACGGCATCCCCTACTTTATGAAGACGgacggcggcacgcgcgcgttCAAGGTTCCTCTCATCGCGGAGCCGGGCACGCGGTGGGCCTACGGGCTGAGCCTCGACTGGGCAggcatcctcgtcgagcgggtAACAGGCCTGAAACTCGACGCGTACTTCAAGCAGCACATTTTCGACCCCCTCGGCCTCAAGCTCGACTTCTACGCGACCCCCGAGCAGAGGAAGCGGTGGCAGGCGCCCACTGTCCGGCCCAAGAGcctcaagggcaagctcgtcgtctggcgcggACTGCGTGACCTACCCTCGCGGGACCAGCCtatcgcgcagctcgccggcggcgcgggcatcGTCGGCACAGCAAAGGACTACGTTGGGTTCTTGCAGGGCGTCCTGCGGTCGCGCGACGGCAGGGGCATCATCTCGCCTGCGGGCTACGCCGAGCTGTTCAAGAGCAGCCTGCCggcctccaccacgccggAGGGGGAGCAGATGCGCAACGACCTCAGGGTGATGTGCACGTTCTTGAGctttgtcgacgacgccatgCTCGAGGATAACGGCCTCGACCATAGCGTCGGCCTCGTGATCAACACTTCTGACAGCGCGTGGGGCCGCAAGGCCGGCAGCGGGAcgtggggcggcgccgcgaagACGGACTACTGGATCGACCCGACATCAGGCATCATC gCCTACTGCGGGGTCCAGATCAACACTGATACCCCCGACCTCCCCTTCCACGAGCTGCACCAGAAGTTTGAGCGGGCAGTGTACGACGGCCTGCAGATCAAGTCTACATTATAG